CAAAAAGCCGATAGTCAAAGGCAATCGGGTTTATTTTTCGGCGGCCAAAGGGGCGGCAGATTATAGTTATGCTAACTTTCGGAGCTATTTGAAGCGGATATTTATGTTTGCGGGCACGGCTTCTTTGGCCGCCGAGCTGCCCAAAAAGCCCTTGGCCCAATTGGAGGCTGGCGATTTATTTTTGCAGGGGGGATTTCCGGGGCATGCCGTTTTGGTGATGGGCGTAGCGCAAAACAAAGCAGGCAAAAAGCAATTTTTATTGGCCCAAAGCTATATGCCGGCTCAAGAAATTCATTTGTTGCGCAACTTGCAAGCTGGGGGAAGTCCATGGTTTTCTTTGGCGGAAGATGAAATTTTGTACACCCCAGAATGGAACTTCCCAGTTGGGAGTTTGCATAGCTTTTCGGGTAGAAAATAGGGCCAAAATGGCCTAGCGATGTGCAGGGGTGGCCGCAGGCCAGACCGAGCCGCTGAAAGCGGCGAAGGGCCGAGCAGACCTGCGAGCCCCGAAACGTAGCGCCCGCCGAAGGCGGGAGGCCCCTAAAACAGCAGCGAGCCCTGACAACCAGCCTCGAAGAGGCGCCAGTTCGATGACCAACGGGAATAAACGACAACAAGGTCTTTAGGCCGTCTTCGACGACCGAA
This genomic interval from Saprospira grandis contains the following:
- a CDS encoding DUF4846 domain-containing protein; its protein translation is MQFPWLEQAIFAERIEDAMAPPAGYHWQAAKAGSFGAWLARLPLYPEGHKVHLYNGAEKPYQAGAARVIQIDVGQSDLQQCADAIMRLYAEYAYAQKDYERIFFNFTSGDRVGFSDWAKGKKPIVKGNRVYFSAAKGAADYSYANFRSYLKRIFMFAGTASLAAELPKKPLAQLEAGDLFLQGGFPGHAVLVMGVAQNKAGKKQFLLAQSYMPAQEIHLLRNLQAGGSPWFSLAEDEILYTPEWNFPVGSLHSFSGRK